The Nitrospirota bacterium genome has a window encoding:
- a CDS encoding putative metal-binding motif-containing protein: AAYEWKCPTQKESVKVCACGCEEAPEICDGVDDDCDDIIDEGCYVDSDVDGYASDVDCNDYDNTIYPNAPELCDGKDNDCNGVIDEGCCEVEVKVSPSEVAPQKTFGNTEADIVLTLKKPAPSDGCTVNLSVEPVDNSGGHLHDGNRKAHSGGLSTDSVTITNIEPVKHVKYTSGEVSGTEKIIAELVGGSKEEFSIDVKVPYDLYSMPGGNYRLTGWTTFHQMNHYGTYYTVVNTRLIAEDFYRQSKATLGINDMSLEWGGLFDIGPPQGSYWSPPHKSHRKGISVDIDRSALGQNGWIEVDKKYIGRKCFEFGKGSLVKEATIHCEFPLMK, translated from the coding sequence CAGCCGCCTATGAATGGAAATGCCCGACTCAAAAAGAAAGCGTCAAGGTCTGTGCATGTGGGTGTGAGGAAGCTCCTGAGATATGCGACGGGGTGGATGATGATTGTGATGATATTATTGATGAGGGCTGTTATGTGGATAGCGATGTAGATGGTTATGCATCAGATGTAGACTGTAATGACTATGACAATACAATTTATCCCAATGCACCTGAGTTGTGCGATGGAAAGGATAATGATTGTAATGGGGTGATAGATGAGGGGTGTTGTGAGGTGGAAGTGAAGGTTTCTCCGTCAGAGGTAGCACCACAAAAGACATTTGGAAATACAGAGGCAGACATTGTTTTGACACTTAAAAAACCTGCACCTTCTGATGGATGCACTGTCAATCTAAGTGTAGAGCCTGTTGACAATTCTGGTGGACATCTACATGATGGAAATAGAAAGGCTCATTCAGGAGGCTTGAGCACAGATAGTGTTACTATTACCAACATTGAACCAGTGAAACATGTAAAGTATACAAGTGGTGAGGTCTCAGGCACAGAGAAGATAATAGCGGAGTTGGTTGGAGGCAGTAAAGAGGAGTTTTCAATAGATGTGAAAGTGCCGTATGACCTCTATTCCATGCCCGGAGGAAACTATCGCCTTACAGGGTGGACAACTTTTCATCAGATGAATCACTATGGGACATACTATACGGTGGTGAATACAAGGCTTATAGCAGAAGATTTTTACAGACAGTCTAAAGCAACGCTTGGAATAAACGACATGAGCCTTGAATGGGGCGGATTATTTGATATAGGCCCGCCTCAGGGGAGTTATTGGTCTCCGCCGCATAAGTCTCATAGGAAGGGGATAAGTGTTGATATAGACAGAAGTGCGTTAGGGCAAAATGGGTGGATAGAAGTTGATAAAAAATATATTGGGCGAAAATGTTTTGAATTCGGCAAGGGTAGCCTTGTAAAAGAAGCAACCATACACTGTGAGTTTCCACTTATGAAATAG